The proteins below come from a single Papaver somniferum cultivar HN1 chromosome 11, ASM357369v1, whole genome shotgun sequence genomic window:
- the LOC113323983 gene encoding uncharacterized protein LOC113323983: MEVVSLASSSDSQRNEEQRSSIEENLNLGLADFPPLSNSLGENGSRIENPTSVSKLGLNGVCDDGDKEGVSISSEILQEEVKACEELVIGYCVGRKLPFSMVKKATDELWKTKSEVSITLHSSNSFVFKFMNVDDRNLSLDKGAFYIGKSLFIVRPWSPWIENSIAQLKSIPVWIMIYNVPLHLWNNIGLSPIASFVGKPLLMDECTRNKTRLIFARVLVEISIDSVFPNSIPLWVDGKFVMNLPVEYQWKPQKCALCSSFGHSSNICSLNGAKSKTRRTPWKKQTCATLEKRQSFSKETSIEKENDGGVNIENVDVLIPPIDVQPNRQMVVDGVGAFEKMAESGDLNEEPFIESKTYTRKNKESRASSQIVNAETVEALPKSREEEDKSVDTSCEVEKNHEDVVICEDASGEFEHGTCGKVVC, translated from the exons ATGGAGGTTGTTTCTTTAGCATCTTCAAGTGATTCACAGCGAAACGAAGAGCAAAGATCATCGATTGAAGAGAATTTGAACTTGGGGTTAGCTGATTTCCCTCCGTTGAGTAACTCTTTGGGTGAAAATGGAAGTCGAATAGAAAATCCTACATCTGTTTCGAAATTGGGTTTGAATGGTGTTTG TGATGATGGGGATAAAGAAGGGGTGTCAATTTCTTCTGAAATTCTCCAAGAGGAAGTTAAAGCTTGTGAGGAATTAGTGATTGGGTACTGTGTAGGTCGAAAACTTCCATTCTCGATGGTGAAAAAAGCAACGGATGAACTGTGGAAGACGAAATCAGAGGTATCAATTACTTTACACAGTAGCAATTCATTTGTTTTCAAATTTATGAATGTAGATGATAGGAATTTATCCCTAGATAAGGGAGCTTTCTACATTGGTAAGAGTCTGTTTATTGTCAGACCCTGGAGTCCATGGATTGAAAATTCCATTGCACAATTGAAGTCTATTCCTGTGTGGATTATGATTTATAATGTTCCTCTTCATCTCTGGAACAATATAGGTTTGAGTCCAATTGCTAGCTTTGTAGGTAAACCATTGTTGATGGATGAGTGCACTCGGAATAAAACTAGGCTTATTTTTGCTAGAGTGCTTGTAGAGATTAGCATCGATTCTGTGTTTCCCAACTCAATTCCACTGTGGGTTGATGGAAAATTTGTTATGAACCTCCCTGTGGAATATCAATGGAAACCTCAGAAGTGTGCTCTTTGTTCATCCTTTGGCCACTCTAGCAACATATGTTCGTTAAATGGGGCTAAGAGTAAAACTCGGAGGACTCCTTGGAAGAAGCAAACCTGTGCGACTCTAGAGAAGAGGCAGTCATTTTCTAAGGAGACGTCAATTGAGAAGGAAAATGATGGAGGTGTGAATATTGAGAACGTAGATGTGCTCATCCCACCCATTGATGTGCAACCCAACCGGCAAATGGTAGTAGATGGTGTAGGAGCTTTTGAGAAAATGGCAGAGAGTGGTGATCTGAACGAAGAACCGTTTATTGAAAGCAAGACTTATACTAGAAAGAATAAAGAATCAA GAGCAAGTTCTCAAATTGTTAATGCTGAAACGGTGGAAGCGCTTCCTAAGAGtcgagaagaagaagacaagtcAGTTGATACATCTTGCGAAGTTGAGAAGAACCATGAGGATGTGGTTATTTGTGAAGATGCAAGCGGGGAGTTTGAGCATGGAACTTGTGGAAAAGTTGTGTGTTGA